In Dyadobacter sp. NIV53, a single window of DNA contains:
- a CDS encoding YicC/YloC family endoribonuclease, whose product MLKSMTGYGVSNIESESINVTVEIKTLNSKFLDIYCRIPRNYSEREIEIRNLLTQSLERGKVEFTLTVQPVGKAVASTSVNRALVKAYYADLSQTATDLGLSPDGTELLRVALQLPNAYNTDSVDESSRENDWAQVKTAVLEAIRKCNVFRGQEGKMTSDKFVDYIGTISSLLDSISEQDKLRIPAVRERLEKQVRDLLSDDNFDPNRFEQELIYYIEKFDISEEKIRLANHLTYFTETLESSESNGKKLNFIAQEIGREINTIGSKANDATIQHLVVQMKDELEKIKEQTMNII is encoded by the coding sequence ATGCTAAAATCAATGACCGGGTACGGTGTATCCAACATCGAATCTGAATCAATAAACGTAACAGTTGAGATTAAAACGCTTAACTCAAAGTTCTTAGATATATATTGCCGTATTCCAAGAAATTATTCTGAAAGAGAAATTGAGATAAGAAATCTTTTAACCCAATCGCTCGAACGTGGCAAAGTGGAATTTACACTTACGGTTCAGCCTGTTGGAAAAGCAGTAGCATCGACATCAGTAAACCGTGCTCTTGTAAAAGCTTATTACGCTGACTTATCTCAAACTGCAACCGACCTTGGATTAAGTCCTGACGGCACAGAATTACTACGGGTAGCGTTACAATTACCGAATGCTTATAATACCGATTCGGTAGATGAATCGAGCAGGGAGAATGACTGGGCACAGGTTAAAACGGCAGTATTGGAAGCGATCAGGAAATGTAATGTCTTTCGCGGACAGGAAGGAAAAATGACTTCCGACAAGTTTGTTGATTATATCGGGACTATCAGTTCTTTGCTGGACAGTATTTCAGAACAGGACAAACTACGTATTCCGGCAGTGCGGGAACGTTTGGAAAAACAGGTTAGGGATTTACTTTCGGATGACAATTTTGACCCAAACCGTTTTGAGCAGGAACTGATCTATTATATTGAAAAATTCGATATTTCAGAAGAAAAGATCCGATTGGCAAACCACCTGACCTATTTTACCGAAACACTGGAATCATCAGAAAGCAATGGAAAAAAACTTAATTTCATTGCACAGGAAATCGGTCGTGAAATCAATACGATTGGATCAAAAGCCAATGATGCCACTATTCAGCATTTGGTTGTCCAGATGAAAGACGAATTGGAAAAGATCAAAGAGCAAACTATGAATATTATCTAA
- the pdxA gene encoding 4-hydroxythreonine-4-phosphate dehydrogenase PdxA: protein MSDQISNKPFIGITLGDYNGIGPEVILKALEGNQLAKLCTPIIYGSLRVLNQYRNILEIKDWTLHGIQKPEQANPKLTNVITCWHDHQTEAAPGKITNEAGQGSLSSLKRAVDDLKAGKLSAIVTGPINKDNIQSEEFKFPGHTEYFASEFAVEDALMFMVSGDLRVGVLTGHIPLNQVTSQITPEKLSAKIEQMLKSLKDDFGIKKPRLAVLGLNPHAGENGLLGNEEIDIIQPVVKYFKEKGNLVVGPFPADGFFAAGTYKKYDAVLAMYHDQGLIPFKTLAFNEGVNFTAGLPIVRTSPDHGTAYNIAGKNEASPGSLLQAIYLACDVSRFRIENTENEKNALVSRPQQSESQHPAKSGGKQRFN from the coding sequence ATGAGCGACCAGATTAGTAATAAACCATTTATAGGAATTACGTTAGGAGATTACAATGGAATTGGACCGGAAGTAATTCTTAAAGCATTAGAAGGAAATCAGTTAGCTAAATTATGTACCCCCATTATTTACGGCTCTTTGCGTGTATTAAATCAATATAGAAATATATTAGAAATAAAGGATTGGACATTACATGGAATCCAGAAACCGGAGCAAGCCAATCCAAAACTTACCAATGTGATTACTTGCTGGCATGATCACCAGACAGAAGCTGCACCCGGAAAAATAACAAATGAAGCCGGACAAGGTTCTTTATCATCATTAAAACGCGCCGTAGATGATCTTAAAGCTGGCAAATTATCGGCAATTGTAACCGGACCAATCAATAAGGATAATATTCAAAGTGAAGAATTTAAATTTCCTGGCCACACAGAGTATTTTGCCAGTGAATTTGCAGTAGAAGATGCGCTCATGTTTATGGTATCCGGCGATTTACGCGTTGGCGTACTTACTGGTCATATACCGCTTAACCAGGTAACATCGCAGATTACACCTGAAAAACTTTCTGCTAAAATTGAACAAATGTTAAAGTCGCTTAAAGACGATTTTGGCATAAAAAAACCTCGTTTAGCCGTATTAGGCTTAAATCCGCACGCAGGTGAAAACGGACTTTTAGGGAACGAAGAAATAGATATTATTCAGCCAGTTGTAAAATATTTCAAAGAAAAAGGAAATTTGGTTGTCGGTCCTTTTCCAGCTGACGGATTTTTTGCGGCAGGAACTTATAAAAAATACGATGCAGTCCTGGCCATGTATCATGATCAGGGGTTAATTCCTTTTAAAACACTTGCTTTTAACGAAGGCGTGAATTTCACCGCAGGTTTGCCAATCGTAAGAACCTCACCGGATCATGGCACTGCATATAATATTGCAGGAAAAAATGAGGCGTCACCAGGTTCATTATTACAGGCTATTTATCTTGCCTGCGATGTTTCGCGGTTCAGGATTGAAAATACCGAAAATGAAAAGAATGCGCTGGTATCAAGGCCTCAGCAGTCTGAAAGCCAGCATCCTGCCAAATCCGGTGGAAAACAACGATTTAATTAG
- a CDS encoding NAD(P)-dependent oxidoreductase produces the protein MKILIADSMHSSLFNMLKGQGWDYAYQPDFRRQDIIDALPDYDGLIIRSKTYVDQEVLATAKKLRFIARAGAGLDLIDLNIAKGLNIEVFHAGEGNRDAVAEHAVGMLLCLFNNILKADKEIRNGIWDREGNRGVEIMNKTVGIIGYGNNGGATARRLSGFGCKVLAFDKYRDNYGDEYAEEAPLEQIMEEADILSLHIPLSEDTRFLINESFVEKFSKPFYLLNLSRGEVAQLNAVVNGLKSGKIRGACLDVLENEKIKNLSSGQQEAFDYLRASDKVILTPHIGGWTHESYYRINEVLVKQIKNGLVNA, from the coding sequence ATGAAAATCCTGATAGCAGACTCCATGCATTCTTCTCTTTTCAACATGTTGAAAGGTCAGGGATGGGATTATGCTTACCAACCTGACTTCCGCCGTCAGGACATTATTGATGCCTTACCAGACTATGATGGCCTTATTATCAGAAGTAAAACGTATGTAGACCAGGAAGTATTGGCTACGGCAAAAAAGCTAAGATTTATTGCCAGGGCTGGTGCAGGTTTAGACCTCATAGATTTAAATATTGCAAAGGGGCTGAATATTGAAGTTTTTCATGCCGGGGAAGGAAACCGCGATGCAGTGGCGGAGCACGCAGTGGGCATGTTGCTCTGTTTGTTCAATAATATTTTAAAGGCCGATAAGGAAATCCGGAACGGGATTTGGGACCGGGAAGGTAATCGCGGTGTGGAAATTATGAATAAAACGGTAGGCATTATTGGTTACGGCAATAATGGTGGTGCTACTGCACGCAGACTGAGCGGTTTTGGCTGTAAAGTCCTGGCCTTTGACAAATACCGTGATAATTATGGAGATGAATATGCAGAGGAAGCTCCTTTGGAACAAATCATGGAGGAAGCTGATATTCTTAGCCTGCACATTCCACTATCAGAAGATACCCGGTTTCTAATTAATGAGAGTTTTGTTGAGAAATTTTCAAAACCTTTTTATTTATTAAATCTATCCAGAGGAGAAGTTGCACAATTAAATGCAGTTGTGAATGGATTGAAATCAGGTAAGATTAGAGGAGCTTGCCTGGATGTTTTGGAAAATGAAAAAATTAAGAATCTGAGCTCCGGACAGCAGGAAGCATTCGATTATCTGCGCGCCTCAGATAAAGTCATTCTCACACCACATATCGGAGGCTGGACGCATGAAAGTTACTATAGGATTAATGAGGTTTTGGTAAAGCAGATAAAGAACGGGCTGGTAAACGCATAA
- a CDS encoding DUF421 domain-containing protein, with translation MMDKIISLDWEGMLIPSQSLLEVCIRGTITYWIIYLCFRLFRRGTGQLSISDLLLITMISDASQNAMAGTYNSISEGAVLIMTLLFWDYAIDWMGYKKILFGKLARPEPILLIRNGRYILKNMEKELIDEEELTGLLRENNVDDYKKVKTCYLESTGNISVILKEEAK, from the coding sequence ATGATGGATAAAATTATAAGCCTGGATTGGGAAGGAATGCTCATTCCCAGTCAGTCGTTGCTGGAAGTGTGCATAAGAGGTACTATTACCTATTGGATCATTTATTTATGCTTCCGCCTTTTCCGTCGCGGAACCGGACAGCTTAGTATAAGTGACCTGTTGTTGATCACGATGATTTCAGATGCCTCCCAAAATGCCATGGCCGGTACCTACAATTCTATTTCGGAAGGCGCAGTTTTAATCATGACACTATTATTCTGGGATTATGCGATTGACTGGATGGGTTATAAAAAAATCCTTTTCGGTAAACTGGCCAGACCGGAACCTATCCTTTTGATAAGAAACGGCCGTTATATACTCAAGAATATGGAAAAAGAATTGATAGATGAAGAAGAGCTGACCGGGCTATTAAGAGAAAATAACGTTGATGATTATAAAAAGGTAAAAACCTGCTATCTGGAATCCACAGGAAATATTAGTGTAATATTGAAGGAAGAAGCCAAATAG
- a CDS encoding 50S ribosomal protein L25/general stress protein Ctc codes for MKTHEIVGFKRANLGKSEAMELRSQGYVPSVLYGGSEQVHFYSPAMLFRELLFTPDIYNVTLNIEGTIYNAILQEKQFHPVNDALIHADFLQIIDGKEIKVEVPVKLTGTSVGVMSGGKMNQKLRKLRLQGLAENIPDYVEVDVTNLDLGKSVKVGAVKAENYVILTAASNPIASIEIPRALRGTIGK; via the coding sequence ATGAAAACGCATGAGATTGTAGGGTTTAAAAGAGCGAATCTCGGCAAGTCGGAAGCCATGGAACTTCGTTCACAAGGTTATGTTCCGTCTGTGCTGTACGGTGGTAGCGAGCAAGTACATTTTTATTCGCCTGCTATGTTATTCCGTGAATTGCTTTTTACACCGGATATATATAATGTTACCTTGAATATTGAAGGCACTATTTATAATGCCATTTTGCAGGAAAAACAATTTCACCCGGTTAATGACGCGCTGATCCACGCGGATTTTTTGCAAATCATTGACGGTAAGGAAATTAAAGTTGAAGTGCCGGTAAAATTAACTGGTACGTCTGTTGGCGTAATGAGTGGTGGTAAAATGAACCAAAAATTACGTAAATTGCGCTTACAAGGTCTGGCTGAAAATATTCCTGACTATGTAGAAGTAGATGTTACAAATTTGGATTTAGGAAAATCCGTTAAAGTAGGTGCGGTAAAAGCTGAAAATTATGTTATATTGACAGCGGCAAGTAACCCAATTGCATCAATTGAAATTCCACGTGCACTTCGTGGTACGATTGGTAAATAA
- a CDS encoding ribose-phosphate pyrophosphokinase, whose amino-acid sequence MGSFNTVKIFSGSQSEYLAKDIARYFGKELGGYTLRKFSDGELSPSFEESVRGCDVFLIQSTFPPADNLFELLLMVDAARRASAHYVTVVIPYFGYARQDRKDKPRVAIAAKVVANLLTSVGVDRLMTIDLHAGQIQGFFDLPVDHLEGTSIFVPYIKSLGLKNLLIASPDMGGAARARNFAKFLNVDMILCDKHRKRANEIASMQVIGEVEGMDVVLVDDLIDTGGTLCKAAELILEKGANSVRAISTHAIMSGKAHENIANSVLEELIITDTIPLKQQNDKIRVLSVAEIFAKAIGRIRDHESISSLFINYK is encoded by the coding sequence ATGGGCTCATTTAATACAGTAAAAATATTTTCAGGAAGCCAGTCAGAATACCTCGCGAAGGATATTGCAAGATATTTTGGCAAGGAACTGGGCGGGTACACATTGAGAAAATTCAGTGACGGCGAATTGTCACCGAGCTTTGAAGAATCGGTTAGAGGTTGTGACGTTTTTTTAATCCAGTCAACTTTTCCTCCCGCAGATAATTTATTTGAACTGCTTTTGATGGTAGATGCTGCACGCCGTGCTTCTGCCCATTATGTTACTGTGGTCATTCCTTATTTTGGTTATGCACGTCAGGACAGGAAAGACAAGCCACGTGTAGCCATTGCAGCGAAAGTTGTGGCAAATCTGCTTACCTCAGTTGGTGTTGACCGCCTGATGACAATTGATTTACATGCAGGACAAATCCAGGGCTTTTTTGATTTACCAGTAGACCACCTGGAAGGAACTTCTATTTTTGTTCCTTACATCAAATCCTTAGGCCTTAAAAATCTGCTGATTGCTTCTCCTGATATGGGCGGTGCAGCACGGGCACGAAATTTTGCTAAGTTCCTGAATGTGGATATGATCCTGTGCGATAAACACCGGAAAAGAGCTAATGAAATTGCCAGCATGCAGGTAATCGGTGAAGTGGAAGGAATGGATGTGGTACTGGTGGATGACCTTATTGATACAGGTGGTACACTATGCAAAGCGGCTGAACTGATTTTGGAAAAGGGTGCCAATTCTGTAAGGGCGATCAGTACACATGCTATCATGTCGGGCAAAGCCCATGAAAATATTGCAAATTCTGTTTTGGAAGAATTAATTATTACAGATACAATTCCATTGAAGCAACAGAATGATAAAATCCGCGTACTGTCAGTTGCAGAGATATTTGCAAAAGCAATTGGCCGGATCCGCGATCACGAGTCTATTAGTTCATTATTTATAAATTATAAGTAA
- a CDS encoding phosphatase PAP2 family protein, translating into MTPAIDSLIHYDQELLLALNGQHAPWADTLMYWITFKFTWIPMYLALAMITIKVEGKKSIGIFVAVILAVALADQITSGIMKPYFHRFRPCHEPDLAGMVHEITGCGGQFGFASSHASTSFAVAGVWFALLKDKVSYMWLLLVWAALYSYSRVYAGVHYPGDILVGALIGILVAWLCIRLYFIFLAKYFGN; encoded by the coding sequence ATGACACCAGCAATTGACTCACTAATTCACTACGACCAGGAGTTACTTCTTGCATTAAATGGCCAGCATGCTCCGTGGGCTGATACGCTGATGTATTGGATCACATTCAAATTCACCTGGATTCCTATGTATCTGGCTCTGGCTATGATTACCATAAAAGTCGAAGGAAAGAAATCCATTGGCATTTTTGTTGCTGTTATTTTGGCTGTTGCACTTGCTGATCAGATTACTTCAGGGATCATGAAGCCCTATTTTCACAGGTTTCGTCCTTGTCACGAGCCGGATCTGGCTGGAATGGTTCATGAAATAACAGGCTGTGGTGGCCAGTTCGGATTTGCTTCTTCGCATGCCAGTACCAGTTTTGCTGTGGCTGGTGTATGGTTTGCATTGCTGAAAGATAAAGTGAGTTATATGTGGCTCTTGCTCGTTTGGGCGGCACTTTATTCTTACAGCAGAGTGTATGCAGGTGTGCATTATCCTGGGGATATTCTGGTCGGAGCACTGATCGGAATTTTGGTGGCATGGTTATGTATCCGGCTGTATTTCATTTTTTTAGCTAAGTATTTCGGTAATTAA
- the trpS gene encoding tryptophan--tRNA ligase, whose amino-acid sequence MARILTGIQSSGRPHLGNILGAILPAIELSKNPQNESFFFIADLHSLVSLKSGPDRSEYVRAIAAAYLAMGFDHQSNVFWRQSRVQEHAELAWYLSCFTPFPMLANATSFKEKSEKLADVNAGLFTYPVLQAADILLYDANIIPVGKDQKQHLEMTKDIASRFNQLAGEDVLVLPEPQIDEHIMTIPGIDGQKMSKSYHNYIDIFLPENELKKVTRKILSASTALEDSKDPDIDITFKLYSLLASETDIETMRQNYISGGYGYGHAKQALYECILEKFAEPRRIFNYYMENTAELENILTEGEEKARNIAQQTIRKVRKVLGFSS is encoded by the coding sequence ATGGCCAGAATCCTTACCGGAATTCAAAGCAGCGGACGACCGCATTTAGGAAATATTTTAGGAGCAATCCTGCCTGCTATTGAACTTTCAAAAAATCCACAAAACGAATCATTTTTTTTCATTGCTGATCTGCATTCACTTGTTTCTTTAAAAAGCGGGCCTGACAGGAGTGAATATGTACGGGCTATTGCGGCTGCATATCTGGCAATGGGATTTGACCATCAAAGTAATGTTTTCTGGCGCCAGTCAAGGGTTCAGGAACATGCTGAGCTGGCTTGGTACCTGAGTTGTTTTACACCTTTTCCTATGCTTGCCAATGCAACATCATTTAAGGAAAAATCGGAAAAACTGGCTGATGTGAATGCCGGGCTTTTTACTTATCCGGTTTTACAGGCGGCTGATATTCTGCTTTATGATGCCAATATTATTCCTGTTGGAAAGGATCAGAAACAACACCTGGAAATGACCAAAGATATTGCCAGCCGTTTCAACCAGCTTGCAGGAGAAGACGTACTGGTGTTGCCGGAACCGCAGATCGATGAACATATAATGACCATTCCCGGTATTGACGGCCAGAAAATGAGCAAATCTTATCATAATTATATTGATATCTTCCTTCCCGAAAACGAACTAAAAAAAGTAACCAGGAAAATCCTGTCAGCTTCCACTGCTCTGGAAGATTCCAAAGATCCTGATATCGATATAACCTTCAAATTATATTCGTTGCTTGCATCTGAAACGGATATTGAAACAATGCGCCAGAATTATATAAGTGGCGGTTATGGTTATGGCCATGCCAAACAGGCTTTGTACGAATGTATACTTGAAAAGTTTGCAGAACCGAGGCGGATTTTTAATTATTATATGGAAAACACGGCTGAACTGGAAAATATCCTGACAGAAGGTGAAGAAAAAGCACGTAACATCGCACAACAAACCATTAGAAAAGTACGAAAAGTTCTAGGTTTCAGCTCATGA
- a CDS encoding DUF2461 domain-containing protein, producing MELKTLEFLRQLVENNNREWFQENRKKYDDAKADLADLVEYLIAEVGKFQDLGNLQVKECIFRINRDIRFSKNKTPYKSNLSAGIGPGGRGAGKIDYYLHIQPGDQSFLGGGMWDATSDQLARFRQEVDYNADELKKIIEDKTFRAFYPNISGESLKTMPKGYPKDHPEIELLKRKQLFFDHRFTDKEVTSKDFGEKVVKGIALLKPYIDYMNYVLYEQPRI from the coding sequence ATGGAATTAAAAACACTTGAATTTCTTCGTCAGCTGGTTGAAAACAATAATCGGGAATGGTTTCAGGAAAACAGAAAAAAATATGATGATGCAAAAGCGGATCTGGCAGATTTAGTGGAGTATCTGATTGCGGAAGTTGGTAAGTTTCAGGACTTGGGAAATTTGCAGGTGAAAGAATGCATTTTCAGGATAAACAGGGACATTCGTTTTTCAAAAAATAAAACACCTTATAAAAGTAATCTGAGTGCCGGAATTGGTCCGGGTGGGAGAGGTGCCGGTAAAATTGATTACTATCTGCACATACAGCCTGGTGACCAGTCGTTTTTAGGTGGTGGGATGTGGGATGCCACTTCCGATCAACTGGCCAGGTTCAGGCAGGAGGTAGATTATAATGCAGATGAGCTCAAAAAGATTATTGAAGACAAAACGTTTCGCGCATTTTATCCGAATATATCTGGCGAATCTCTCAAAACAATGCCTAAAGGTTACCCCAAAGATCACCCCGAAATTGAGTTGTTGAAAAGGAAACAGCTTTTCTTTGATCATCGGTTTACCGATAAAGAAGTGACTTCCAAAGATTTTGGTGAAAAGGTTGTAAAAGGTATCGCATTGCTGAAACCTTATATCGATTATATGAATTATGTATTATATGAACAGCCCCGGATTTGA